The Paenibacillus sp. FSL R7-0345 DNA segment GGAGGAGATCGCCAAGCTGGACAATCTGTACTATGACACAACCCTGAATCTGGGCACTCTTCAGAAGCTTATTGCTCCTGACCGGATCCTGTTCGGTGCAGATATTCCCTGGCCGGCCGACAGCGTGCTGCGCATGCAGAATGAATCGGTATTCAGCGAAGCCCTGCAGGCCGGAGAAGAACATGCGAAGGCTATCGCCTACGGGAATGCATTCCGTCTCTTTCCGCGCATTGCCGGGCTGTTTCATGTTGAGCTCAAATAGACTGATTCGAAAGGAAGGATAGCTATGAATTTAACAGTCCAGGAACGGGAGAAGCTGCTGGTCTATGTGGCGGCCGATATGGCGCAGAAGCGTCTGGCCCGCGGAGTAAAGCTTAATTATCCGGAGGCTATTGCATATATCAGCGGCTTTGTCATGGAAGGCGCGCGTGAGGGGAAAACCGTGGAGAGCCTGATGGAGGAAGCGAGGCATCTGCTGCAGGCGGGACAGGTTATGGAGGGAGTCGCCAATCTGATGGGTGAGGTGCAGATTGAGGCAACCTTCACCGACGGTACCAAGCTTGTGACAGTGCATCAGCCGATTGCCGGGGAATCCGCGTTGTCTCCTGGAGAATATGAGTTCGCCGAGACGCCAATCGAGCTGCTGCCGGACCGTCAGCGGATACAGCGCAATGTGACCAACACCGGAACCAGGCCGGTTCAAGTCGGGTCCCACTTCCATTTTTATGAGAGCAATCCGGCCCTTTCGTTCGAGCGGGAGGGAACGCTTGGCTACAGACTCGACATTCCTTCAGGCCTGTCTGTACGATTCGAGCCGGGAGAAACAAAAGAAATCGGCTTGGTGGAAATCGGAGGACTTAAACAAATCTATGGCTTTGCCGGAAAAGTAAACGGAGGGATTACGCCATGAAAAGCATAGACCGTGCCACGTACGCCAGTATGTATGGGCCGACAACCGGAGACCGCATCCGTCTGGCCGATACTTCGCTGAAAATTGAAATCGAACAGGATTATACCGTCTACGGCGACGAATGTGTATTCGGCGGCGGGAAAACGGTACGGGATGGAATGGGGCAGCATCCGCTTGCAACGCGGGACGAAGGCGTACTGGATACCGTAATTACGAATGCCGTCATTGTGGACTATTGGGGAATTGTTAAAGCAGACATAGGGATTAAGGATGGACTTATCGCCGGCATCGGAAAAGCGGGAAATCCTTATATCATGGACGGGGTTACTCCAAATATGTATATAGGCGTAGGTACCGAGGTCATTTCTGGTGAGAACCTGATCGTTACAGCCGGAGGCGTAGACAGTCATGTACATTTGATTTGCCCCCAGCAAATTGATGTTTCCCTACAAAGCGGTATCACCACCATGGTTGGAGGAGGCTCAGGACCGGCTACCGGCACGCTCGCCACCAATTGTACCTCCGGCGTATGGCATATTGAGCGGATGCTTCAAGCGACGGATTCCCTGCCGATGAATTTTGTGTTCCTGGGCCGGGGGAACAGCTCCCGCCCGGAAGCGTTAATTGAACAGGTGAAGGCAGGCGTAGGCGGGCTGAAAATCCATGAGGATTGGGGCAGCACTCCATATGTGATCGATAAATGCCTGGAAGTTGCCGAAGCCTTCGATATTCAGGTCAATATTCATACCGATACTTTAAATGAGGCCGGATTCGTGGAGGATAGCCTGCGGGCCTTTAACGGCCGGGCGATTCATACGTACCACACCGAAGGGGCGGGAGGGGGCCATGCGCCGGATCTGCTCCGGGTGGCTTCCATGGAGAATGTGCTCCCTTCCTCCACAAGCCCGACCATGCCTTTCACCCGCAATACGGTAGCCGAGCATATGGATATGCTGATGATGTGTCATCATCTCGATCCGCGGATTGAGGAGGATGTGGCTTTTGCCGCCTCGCGTATCCGGGAGACGACCATCGGTGCCGAGGATATTCTGCATGATATCGGCGCGATCAGCATGACCAGCTCGGATTCACAGGCCATGGGAAGAGTCGGCGAGGTGGCAATTAGAACCTGGCAGACCGCAAATAAAATGAAGCAGCAGCGCGGCGTGCTTACAGGAGACGGGCGGGCCGACAACAGCCGCGTCAAAAGGTATATTGCCAAATACACCATCAATCCGGCAATTACGCATGGCATCTCAGCCTATGTCGGATCCATTGAGGTCGGGAAAATGGCGGATCTTGTTCTCTGGAAGCCGTCATTCTTCGGAACGAAGCCCGAATTGGTCTTGAAAGGCGGAATGATCGCCCATTCATTAATGGGAGACCCCAATGCCTCGATATCGACTCCGCAGCCCTATATGTACAGACCGATGTTCGGAAGCTACGGCCAGGCGAGAGCTGCGACAAGCGCGACCTTTGTATCACAAGCCTCACTAGACTTCGGAACGCTGGATAAGCTGCATCTGACGAAAATGCTGAAGCCCGTTCTGGGATGCCGGAAGGTTAACAAAAAATCACTGATCCACAACGGCGAAACCCCGGAGATTTGGGTTGACCCGCGCAGCTACTCCGTGTCCGTTAACGGCGAGACACTCCAATGTAAGCCGGTAGACACCGTTCCGATG contains these protein-coding regions:
- a CDS encoding urease subunit gamma; amino-acid sequence: MNLTVQEREKLLVYVAADMAQKRLARGVKLNYPEAIAYISGFVMEGAREGKTVESLMEEARHLLQAGQVMEGVANLMGEVQIEATFTDGTKLVTVHQPIAGESALSPGEYEFAETPIELLPDRQRIQRNVTNTGTRPVQVGSHFHFYESNPALSFEREGTLGYRLDIPSGLSVRFEPGETKEIGLVEIGGLKQIYGFAGKVNGGITP
- the ureC gene encoding urease subunit alpha translates to MKSIDRATYASMYGPTTGDRIRLADTSLKIEIEQDYTVYGDECVFGGGKTVRDGMGQHPLATRDEGVLDTVITNAVIVDYWGIVKADIGIKDGLIAGIGKAGNPYIMDGVTPNMYIGVGTEVISGENLIVTAGGVDSHVHLICPQQIDVSLQSGITTMVGGGSGPATGTLATNCTSGVWHIERMLQATDSLPMNFVFLGRGNSSRPEALIEQVKAGVGGLKIHEDWGSTPYVIDKCLEVAEAFDIQVNIHTDTLNEAGFVEDSLRAFNGRAIHTYHTEGAGGGHAPDLLRVASMENVLPSSTSPTMPFTRNTVAEHMDMLMMCHHLDPRIEEDVAFAASRIRETTIGAEDILHDIGAISMTSSDSQAMGRVGEVAIRTWQTANKMKQQRGVLTGDGRADNSRVKRYIAKYTINPAITHGISAYVGSIEVGKMADLVLWKPSFFGTKPELVLKGGMIAHSLMGDPNASISTPQPYMYRPMFGSYGQARAATSATFVSQASLDFGTLDKLHLTKMLKPVLGCRKVNKKSLIHNGETPEIWVDPRSYSVSVNGETLQCKPVDTVPMSQLYFLT